In the genome of Eschrichtius robustus isolate mEscRob2 chromosome 12, mEscRob2.pri, whole genome shotgun sequence, one region contains:
- the MANF gene encoding LOW QUALITY PROTEIN: mesencephalic astrocyte-derived neurotrophic factor (The sequence of the model RefSeq protein was modified relative to this genomic sequence to represent the inferred CDS: inserted 4 bases in 2 codons) produces the protein MGTWRVGGRGGHPXQWGATARGLDLEEALLCGRGLVGRRRRRRVXRRMWATHGLAVALALSVLPGSRALRPGDCEVCISYLGRFYQDLKDRGVTFSPASIEKELIKFCREARGKENRLCYYIGATDDAATKIINEVSKPLAHHIPVEKICEKLKKKDSQICELKYDKQIDLSTVDLKKLRVKELKKILDDWGETCKGCAEKSDYIRKINELMPKYAPKAASSRTDL, from the exons ATGGGGACATGGCGTGTGGGAGGGCGCGGAGGGCACCC CCAATGGGGAGCCACGGCGCGCGGCCTGGACCTGGAGGAAGCGCTGCTCTGCGGGCGCGGTTTAgtcgggcggcggcggcggcggcgggt gAGGAGGATGTGGGCCACGCATGGGCTGGCGGTGGCGCTGGCTCTGAGCGTGCTGCCGGGCAGCCGGGCGCTGCGGCCGGGTGACTGCGAAG tttgtatttctTATCTGGGAAGATTTTACCAGGACCTCAAAGACAGAGGTGTCACATTCTCACCAGCCTCTATTGAAAAAGAACTTATAAAGTTCTGCCGTGAAGCAAGAGGCAAAGAGAATCGGTTG TGCTACTACATTGGGGCCACAGATGATGCAGCCACCAAGATCATCAACGAGGTGTCGAAGCCCCTGGCCCACCACATCCCTGTGGAGAAGATCTGTGAGAAGCTCAAGAAGAAGGACAGCCAGATCTGTGAGCTAAAATACG ACAAGCAGATCGACCTGAGCACAGTGGACCTGAAGAAGCTTCGAGTTAAAGAGCTAAAGAAGATCCTGGACGACTGGGGAGAGACGTGCAAAGGCTGTGCAGAAAAGTCTGACTACATCCGGAAGATTAATGAACTGATGCCTAAGTACGCCCCCAAGGCAGCCAGTTCACGGACTGATTTGTAG